In the genome of Candidatus Eisenbacteria bacterium, the window GACCCAGGATCATCGGGCCGCCCCCGAGCGCGATCGCCTTCAGCGGCACCGATGTGAAGACGAGATAGAATGCCCAGTCCGCCACGAACGCCGCCGCGCCGAAGCGGAAGAGTTCTCCCCGACCGATCGGGTTCACTCGAGCGACTGGAGCTTGGCGCGCGCCTGAGCCGCCTCCTCGGTGTTGGGGAAGCGTCCGACCAGATCGCGCAGCGCCTTGCGGGCCTGAGCGCGGTCCTCCAGCTGGAGATGGCTATAGGCGATCTTGAGGAGCGCCGCGGGGATCTTGTCGCCGCGAGGGTGGTCCTGCTCCACTTTGCCGAACTCCTCGATCGCCCTACGAAAGTCGCGCTGGGCGTAGTAGCACTCGCCGATCCAGTACTGCGCGTTGTCTCCAAGGTCGGAGTTCGGGCTCTTTTTCAGGTAGTCCTGGAATCCAACGAGCGCGAGGGTGTAGTTCCCGCGGTTCAGGTCCAGGTAGGCCTCGTCGTAGATCCCTTTCGTCTGGGCCGGCGTGAGCGGCGGCGCTCCGCCGGCCGTGTCTGCGACCGCCCCCGAGACCCCCAGCGGAAGCGCGGGCTGCGTTCCCACCGCCGGCGCGGGAGCGAATAGGCTGCGCCGCTCG includes:
- the ybgF gene encoding tol-pal system protein YbgF; protein product: MGTARWRLVLPLVLLLAGGCYGAKLLRSPIAVDNTEQRVRSLTEQQALLNEEVRKLQEALARQEELLRTLRADTQTRLRELNEGIESVGNRVGDSLERRSLFAPAPAVGTQPALPLGVSGAVADTAGGAPPLTPAQTKGIYDEAYLDLNRGNYTLALVGFQDYLKKSPNSDLGDNAQYWIGECYYAQRDFRRAIEEFGKVEQDHPRGDKIPAALLKIAYSHLQLEDRAQARKALRDLVGRFPNTEEAAQARAKLQSLE